In Stenotrophomonas sp. ASS1, the following proteins share a genomic window:
- a CDS encoding formylglycine-generating enzyme family protein, protein MRFSLSPVLCTVLALALVGCTPSPPTATDRSAGEQARRSADADSDERPQAGQGSVTIAGEDAAEDVQQWTPPRVDRQGRSLAQLHRAAEQAFAEGRLYEDADAAIPLWLAVQEEDPDDRQARQGLQRARQRLQQQADALLVRPLKQREALAEASRQALVLLTLAPKDEKVRALQGRVELAQRVVAYNRAGEEDLRSDRIGEDGDGAIGNFREALALDEDNSRARQGLAAAESGLIRRAEDAARTRDFASAGTWLAEASKVRDSSPTIADAFERIEQIRAAALLQLRDDGLRDLSTPQGLKPAREKLAEALRIALPGDAVVAQLRERIDLATHYGSFRPGQVFSDAMRDGGRGPQMVVVPHGGFQMGAGDADPGSSDAERPSHYVRFDRGFAMAITEVTVSDFQRYVKATNARPRATRRGHSVVYDERSGNFIRRSGVDWRSDYDGGRAMANSPVMHVSIRDAENYAAWLSEQTGRSYRLPSEAEFEYALRGGSSGRYPWGDAGTPPPGSGNFTGSKDVSPSGRHWHNAFIGYGDGWWGPAPVGSFQANAFGLHDMGGNLSEWVADCWHASYRRAPSDGAAWFNPGCRARVIRGGNWANAPEQTRAAWRQSQDSDTTNARIGFRLVRGI, encoded by the coding sequence TTGCGTTTTTCGTTGTCGCCCGTGCTGTGCACCGTCCTGGCCTTGGCCTTGGTCGGCTGCACGCCGTCGCCCCCCACGGCAACGGACCGGAGTGCCGGGGAACAGGCGCGCCGGTCCGCGGACGCAGACAGCGACGAGCGCCCGCAGGCCGGGCAGGGCAGCGTGACCATCGCCGGTGAGGATGCCGCCGAGGATGTACAGCAGTGGACGCCGCCGCGGGTGGACCGCCAGGGCCGCAGCCTGGCCCAGTTGCACCGCGCCGCCGAGCAGGCGTTCGCCGAAGGACGGCTCTATGAGGATGCCGATGCCGCCATCCCGCTGTGGCTGGCGGTACAGGAAGAGGATCCGGATGACCGCCAGGCCCGCCAAGGCCTGCAGCGCGCCCGCCAGCGCCTGCAGCAGCAGGCGGATGCGTTGCTGGTGCGGCCGCTGAAGCAGCGCGAGGCGCTGGCCGAGGCCAGCCGCCAGGCGCTGGTGCTGCTGACGCTGGCGCCGAAGGACGAGAAGGTGCGTGCGCTGCAGGGACGGGTGGAGCTTGCCCAGCGGGTCGTGGCCTATAACCGCGCCGGCGAAGAGGACCTGCGCTCGGACCGGATCGGTGAAGATGGGGATGGGGCCATCGGCAACTTCCGTGAGGCACTGGCACTGGATGAGGACAACAGCCGCGCACGGCAGGGACTGGCCGCGGCCGAAAGTGGACTGATCCGCCGCGCCGAAGACGCGGCACGCACGCGTGATTTCGCCAGCGCCGGCACCTGGCTGGCCGAAGCGAGCAAGGTGCGCGACTCGTCGCCCACCATCGCCGACGCGTTCGAGCGCATCGAACAGATCCGTGCGGCGGCATTGCTGCAGCTGCGCGATGACGGCCTGCGCGACCTGTCCACGCCGCAGGGCCTGAAGCCGGCGCGCGAGAAACTGGCCGAGGCCCTGCGCATCGCCCTGCCGGGAGACGCGGTGGTGGCCCAGCTGCGTGAGCGTATCGACCTGGCCACCCACTACGGCAGCTTCCGCCCTGGACAGGTGTTCAGCGACGCCATGCGCGATGGCGGACGCGGGCCGCAGATGGTGGTGGTGCCGCATGGCGGTTTCCAGATGGGCGCCGGCGATGCCGATCCGGGCTCGAGCGATGCCGAGCGACCATCGCACTACGTGCGCTTTGATCGAGGCTTTGCGATGGCGATCACCGAGGTCACGGTCAGCGATTTCCAGCGCTACGTGAAGGCGACCAATGCGCGCCCACGGGCGACGCGGCGCGGCCATTCGGTGGTCTATGACGAACGCAGCGGCAACTTCATCCGCCGCAGCGGCGTGGACTGGCGCTCGGATTACGACGGTGGCCGCGCGATGGCCAATTCGCCGGTGATGCACGTCAGCATCCGCGATGCCGAAAACTATGCGGCGTGGTTGTCCGAGCAGACCGGGCGCAGCTACCGGTTGCCCAGTGAAGCAGAGTTCGAGTACGCGCTGCGCGGTGGCAGCAGTGGTCGCTACCCCTGGGGCGATGCCGGCACGCCGCCGCCGGGCAGCGGCAATTTCACCGGCAGCAAGGACGTGTCGCCGTCCGGGCGGCATTGGCACAACGCCTTCATCGGCTATGGCGATGGCTGGTGGGGGCCGGCACCGGTAGGGAGTTTCCAGGCCAATGCCTTCGGCCTGCACGACATGGGCGGCAATCTCAGCGAATGGGTGGCCGATTGCTGGCATGCCAGCTACCGGCGCGCGCCCTCCGATGGCGCCGCCTGGTTCAACCCGGGCTGCCGCGCACGGGTGATCCGGGGCGGCAACTGGGCCAATGCGCCGGAGCAGACCCGTGCCGCCTGGCGGCAATCCCAGGACTCGGATACCACCAACGCGCGCATCGGCTTCCGCCTGGTACGCGGCATCTGA
- the rnd gene encoding ribonuclease D produces the protein MATWITTPAELDAYFQQRPTRIGLDTEFIRERTFWPQLALVQMAVGQDILLIDPLIPGMTEALAPWLADESITKVMHSASEDLVAFKWACGVLPRPLFDTQIGASLAGIGGGMGYQKLVAEITGVALAKGETRSDWMRRPLSESQLQYAADDVEHLFALHDAIDARLQALGRQQWLHDDGERLLASVANDEDRWPHLSMRSAQFLDAAAQHRLLRLLRWRDVQARSSDRPRSWILDNELAATLARTPPADAAALGQLFEQFPKAPRKLAGAVWQALETPLADEADAPLALPANDSNKQALKKLQDAVAERSRELGLPDGILASRKHLESYLERRQWPAALAGWRQQELESRLQALLPAR, from the coding sequence GTGGCAACCTGGATCACCACCCCCGCCGAGCTGGATGCGTACTTCCAGCAGCGCCCGACCCGCATCGGCCTGGACACCGAATTCATCCGTGAACGCACCTTCTGGCCGCAGCTGGCCCTGGTGCAGATGGCGGTCGGGCAGGACATCCTGCTGATCGACCCGCTGATTCCCGGCATGACCGAGGCGCTGGCGCCGTGGCTGGCCGATGAATCCATCACCAAGGTGATGCACAGCGCCAGCGAAGACCTGGTCGCCTTCAAGTGGGCGTGCGGCGTGCTGCCACGGCCGCTGTTCGACACCCAGATCGGCGCCTCGCTGGCCGGCATCGGCGGTGGCATGGGCTACCAGAAGCTGGTGGCGGAAATCACCGGCGTCGCACTGGCAAAGGGTGAGACCCGCTCGGACTGGATGCGCCGACCGCTGTCGGAGTCGCAGCTGCAGTACGCCGCCGACGACGTCGAACACCTGTTCGCACTGCACGACGCCATCGATGCCAGGCTGCAGGCGCTGGGTCGCCAGCAGTGGCTGCATGACGACGGCGAGCGCCTGCTGGCCAGCGTTGCCAATGACGAGGACCGCTGGCCACACCTGTCGATGCGCTCGGCACAGTTCCTCGACGCCGCCGCACAGCACCGCCTGTTGCGCCTGCTGCGCTGGCGCGATGTGCAGGCGCGCAGCAGCGACCGCCCACGCAGCTGGATCCTGGACAACGAACTGGCCGCCACGCTGGCACGCACGCCACCGGCCGATGCCGCCGCGCTGGGCCAGCTGTTCGAGCAGTTCCCGAAGGCACCGCGCAAGCTCGCTGGCGCCGTGTGGCAGGCGCTCGAGACGCCGCTGGCCGATGAGGCCGACGCCCCGCTGGCGCTGCCGGCCAACGACAGCAACAAGCAAGCGCTGAAGAAGCTGCAGGATGCCGTGGCCGAACGCAGCCGCGAGCTGGGACTGCCGGATGGCATCCTTGCCTCGCGCAAGCACCTGGAAAGCTATCTGGAACGTCGCCAATGGCCCGCCGCACTGGCCGGCTGGCGCCAGCAGGAACTGGAGTCGCGCCTGCAGGCGCTGCTGCCGGCACGCTGA
- a CDS encoding DUF4034 domain-containing protein has protein sequence MTNGVAKDGLSAADLAWRTGARAALQAKRYSELDAQLAPHEQAWLGGERPLPGIRWRLRNLQDPTLTLDERLQQAQQWVAAAPHSYYAHLRLGACWEEAAGALRSADVAALVEDSQWLAAQLARDHAVHAYLQAIPLSPRPALALDGIKRITSYLREPNWLRALQAGEPAASDDAALAEHYPQAWPQALQLLSRFGAPLQTLPDTLPPLLRERSQDDFDAPLAYWMRLVLEQRPDDLATLEDTLYFLYPRWGGSHEAMENFIEGGWCRGLELAQSNALRWHKEQDWMGDLPHREDADAVAAHERAYAQILDWHLDRNLRAQVLAQRAGLRYRLGRVEDIEDVVQWDPHHMQAVLEDLQQAWALDRDVVLHEGLSNLEACTWFAHVDGAEALFAQVVDYAAREGDSAIGLLWAATAIEHGLLGQASDPTRASILLQRALKLAQQDNTSAVTFAANLFCDVSQAAGLSLLQRMAETGDAGAMSALCDLYKGRLGGRDQPQFADAEKAAYWQERAVEGGDLIATYNLAVRLVAAGGAENEARARGLYLRCLDEAEAGERVWGPTCRNLACLALDGQNDAHKREAVERALIPLWWRGDDDDKLWASGYLADIYHVGNGVPANAFLALTWLQRASEIDPEYVDVVRMAPLINGEGRWFGASRARKQQEQDRQQVDSATWALTFGQRSQDSNLTAV, from the coding sequence ATGACAAATGGAGTTGCGAAGGACGGCCTCTCCGCCGCGGACCTGGCCTGGCGCACAGGGGCGCGCGCTGCCTTGCAGGCGAAGCGCTACTCCGAACTGGACGCGCAGCTGGCGCCGCACGAACAAGCCTGGCTGGGCGGCGAACGGCCACTCCCCGGCATCCGCTGGCGCCTGCGCAACCTGCAGGATCCCACCCTGACCCTGGATGAGCGCCTGCAGCAGGCACAGCAGTGGGTCGCCGCCGCCCCCCACAGCTACTACGCCCATCTGCGCCTCGGTGCCTGCTGGGAAGAAGCGGCCGGTGCCCTGCGCAGCGCCGATGTGGCCGCGCTGGTGGAAGACAGCCAATGGCTGGCGGCGCAGCTGGCCCGCGATCATGCCGTGCATGCCTACCTGCAGGCGATTCCGCTGTCGCCACGACCTGCGTTGGCGCTGGATGGCATCAAGCGCATCACCAGCTACCTGCGCGAACCGAACTGGCTGCGTGCGCTGCAGGCCGGGGAGCCCGCCGCATCCGATGACGCCGCGCTGGCCGAGCACTACCCTCAAGCCTGGCCACAGGCATTGCAGCTGCTGTCGCGCTTCGGTGCGCCGTTGCAGACGCTGCCGGATACGCTGCCCCCGTTGCTGCGCGAGCGCAGCCAGGACGATTTCGACGCACCGCTGGCGTACTGGATGCGCCTGGTGCTGGAGCAGCGCCCGGACGATCTGGCCACGCTGGAAGACACCCTGTACTTCCTGTACCCGCGCTGGGGCGGCAGCCATGAGGCGATGGAGAACTTCATCGAGGGTGGCTGGTGCCGTGGCCTGGAACTGGCGCAGAGCAACGCGCTGCGCTGGCACAAGGAACAGGACTGGATGGGCGATCTGCCCCACCGCGAGGATGCCGACGCCGTGGCCGCGCACGAGCGCGCGTACGCGCAGATCCTCGACTGGCACCTGGACCGCAACCTGCGCGCGCAGGTGCTGGCCCAGCGTGCCGGGCTGCGCTACCGGCTTGGCCGCGTTGAAGACATCGAAGACGTCGTGCAGTGGGATCCGCACCACATGCAGGCGGTGCTTGAAGATCTGCAGCAGGCATGGGCACTGGACCGCGATGTGGTCCTGCATGAGGGGCTCAGCAACCTCGAGGCCTGCACCTGGTTCGCCCATGTCGACGGTGCCGAAGCACTGTTCGCACAGGTGGTGGACTATGCCGCGCGCGAAGGCGATTCGGCGATCGGCCTGCTCTGGGCCGCTACCGCCATCGAGCATGGCCTGCTCGGCCAGGCCAGCGACCCGACGCGCGCCAGTATCCTGCTGCAGCGCGCGTTGAAGCTTGCGCAGCAGGACAACACCTCGGCGGTGACGTTCGCCGCCAACCTGTTCTGTGATGTTTCGCAGGCCGCGGGCCTGTCACTGCTGCAGCGCATGGCTGAAACCGGTGACGCTGGTGCGATGTCGGCGCTGTGCGACCTGTACAAGGGCCGCCTCGGTGGCCGCGACCAACCGCAGTTCGCCGATGCGGAAAAGGCCGCCTACTGGCAGGAGCGTGCGGTGGAAGGCGGCGACCTGATCGCCACCTACAACCTGGCCGTGCGCCTCGTCGCCGCAGGCGGCGCGGAGAATGAAGCGCGTGCGCGCGGGCTGTACCTGCGCTGCCTGGATGAGGCCGAGGCCGGCGAGCGGGTGTGGGGCCCGACCTGCCGCAACCTGGCCTGCCTGGCGCTGGATGGCCAGAATGACGCGCACAAACGCGAAGCGGTCGAGCGCGCATTGATTCCGCTGTGGTGGCGCGGTGACGACGACGACAAGCTGTGGGCATCAGGCTACCTGGCCGACATCTACCACGTCGGCAACGGCGTCCCGGCCAATGCATTCCTCGCCCTGACCTGGCTGCAGCGTGCCAGCGAGATCGATCCGGAGTATGTGGACGTGGTGCGCATGGCGCCGCTGATCAACGGCGAGGGTCGCTGGTTCGGTGCCAGCCGCGCACGCAAGC